A part of Propioniciclava coleopterorum genomic DNA contains:
- the folE gene encoding GTP cyclohydrolase I FolE, translating into MAIDHERLTAAVREVLFAIGEDPDRDGLRNTPDRVARACAEMFAGLDQDPADYLGITFDIDHEELVLVKDIELWSTCEHHLLPFSGVAHVAYIPSPEGRITGLSKLARLVDVFARRPQVQERLTSQIADALVEHLNPQGVMVVIEAEHQCMTMRGVRKPGSKTVTSAVRGGLRNAATRAEAMSLIIG; encoded by the coding sequence GTGGCCATCGATCACGAGCGCCTGACCGCGGCCGTCCGCGAGGTGCTCTTCGCCATCGGCGAGGACCCCGATCGCGACGGCCTGCGCAACACCCCCGACCGGGTGGCGCGCGCCTGCGCCGAGATGTTCGCGGGCCTCGACCAGGACCCGGCCGACTACCTCGGCATCACCTTCGACATCGACCACGAGGAACTCGTCCTGGTGAAGGACATCGAGCTGTGGTCGACCTGCGAGCACCACCTGCTGCCCTTCAGCGGGGTGGCGCACGTCGCCTACATCCCGAGCCCCGAGGGTCGGATCACGGGCCTGAGCAAGCTGGCCCGGCTGGTCGACGTGTTCGCCCGCCGGCCGCAGGTGCAGGAGCGCCTCACCAGCCAGATCGCCGACGCGCTCGTGGAGCACCTCAACCCGCAGGGCGTCATGGTCGTCATCGAGGCCGAGCACCAGTGCATGACGATGCGCGGCGTGCGCAAGCCGGGCAGCAAGACGGTCACCTCGGCCGTCCGCGGCGGCCTGCGCAACGCCGCGACCCGGGCCGAGGCCATGAGCCTCATCATCGGCTGA
- a CDS encoding winged helix-turn-helix domain-containing protein, whose protein sequence is MTAIHPRHQLVEALTHPVRFSLVAALNATDNMDFATLRDQLQVSDSVLSRQASALEDLGIVDIRKGYVGKRPRTWLSLSPRGREQWQHHLAALREIAGG, encoded by the coding sequence ATGACCGCCATTCACCCGCGCCATCAACTCGTGGAGGCGCTGACACACCCGGTCAGGTTCTCCCTCGTCGCGGCGCTCAACGCCACCGACAACATGGACTTCGCCACCCTGCGCGACCAACTCCAGGTCAGTGACTCGGTGCTGTCCCGGCAGGCGTCCGCGCTGGAGGACCTCGGGATCGTGGACATCAGGAAGGGCTACGTCGGCAAGCGCCCGCGGACGTGGCTGTCGCTGTCCCCCCGCGGGCGCGAGCAGTGGCAGCACCACCTCGCGGCGCTGCGGGAGATCGCGGGCGGCTGA